A window of the Nocardia sp. NBC_01329 genome harbors these coding sequences:
- the aosR gene encoding oxidative stress transcriptional regulator AosR, which yields MRKWSRKNSLSGLKLRSEMDEREASVLRSLVGAVSGLLGERASSAPEDELAALTGLRSGNTLAPDDPRLARLLPEFHRAEPGSPDADRADLNSALRGLHEPEIIDEKLAAAGVVLRTLPADGGKVLITPEEADAWLTALTDVRLALGVVLEIDADTPEQFAPDDPRAPHLDVYHWLTWMQDSLLQAMAP from the coding sequence GTGCGTAAATGGAGCCGGAAGAACTCATTGAGCGGACTCAAACTGCGGTCGGAAATGGACGAGCGCGAAGCCAGTGTCTTGCGCTCGCTGGTCGGAGCGGTTTCGGGTCTGCTGGGTGAACGCGCCTCCTCGGCCCCCGAGGACGAACTCGCCGCGCTCACCGGTCTGCGCAGCGGTAACACCTTGGCGCCCGATGATCCACGACTCGCCCGGCTGCTGCCCGAGTTCCATCGCGCCGAACCGGGCTCCCCCGACGCCGACCGAGCCGATCTGAACAGCGCGCTACGCGGCCTCCACGAACCGGAGATCATCGACGAGAAACTGGCCGCGGCCGGCGTCGTGCTCCGCACCCTGCCCGCGGACGGCGGCAAGGTCCTGATCACGCCGGAAGAAGCCGACGCCTGGCTGACCGCCCTCACCGATGTGCGACTGGCCCTGGGTGTGGTGCTGGAGATCGACGCCGACACGCCTGAACAGTTCGCACCCGACGATCCACGCGCACCGCATCTGGACGTCTACCACTGGCTCACCTGGATGCAGGACTCACTACTCCAGGCGATGGCGCCGTGA
- a CDS encoding P1 family peptidase: protein MTAAPGPRDALTDVSGLLVGHHQVLDPDATRGSGAATGCTVVRAPGGAVAAVDVRGGGPGTRETDLLDPANTVRQVHAILLTGGSAYGLAAADGVMRWLEEHGEGLPMSPEDPARVVPIVPGAVIFDLPVGDWYTRPTAEFGYHAAEAAGPDFLRGCVGAGTGAQAGALKGGIGTASIRFTDGVAAGVTVGALVVANPVGSVFDPRTGIPWGAGTDGAEFFELRPGTAEQLAAANALAVKGTVLNTTIGVVATDAPLDPAGCRRLATVAHDGLARAVRPAHSPLDGDTFFALATGTATPPDPPRLPAAFPADLPLIDALSTAAAVCVERAMVDGIRAAHTVAGIPAYRDLFGV from the coding sequence GTGACCGCCGCCCCCGGCCCGCGCGACGCGCTCACCGACGTCTCCGGTCTGCTGGTCGGCCACCACCAGGTACTCGACCCGGACGCGACCCGAGGTTCCGGCGCGGCCACCGGTTGCACGGTGGTCCGGGCGCCCGGCGGCGCGGTCGCCGCCGTCGATGTGCGCGGCGGCGGGCCGGGTACCCGCGAGACCGATCTGCTCGATCCCGCCAATACGGTGCGGCAGGTGCACGCGATCCTGCTCACCGGCGGCAGCGCCTACGGCCTGGCCGCCGCGGACGGGGTGATGCGCTGGCTCGAGGAGCACGGCGAGGGCCTGCCCATGTCGCCCGAGGACCCCGCCCGGGTGGTACCGATCGTGCCCGGGGCCGTCATCTTCGATCTGCCGGTCGGCGACTGGTACACCCGGCCGACCGCCGAATTCGGTTATCACGCAGCCGAAGCCGCCGGACCCGATTTCCTGCGCGGCTGCGTCGGCGCCGGTACCGGCGCCCAGGCCGGCGCCCTCAAGGGCGGTATCGGAACCGCGAGCATCCGCTTCACCGACGGCGTAGCCGCCGGAGTGACGGTGGGCGCGCTGGTGGTCGCCAACCCCGTCGGATCGGTTTTCGATCCTCGCACCGGGATCCCCTGGGGCGCGGGCACCGACGGAGCCGAGTTCTTCGAGCTGCGCCCCGGCACCGCCGAGCAACTCGCCGCCGCGAACGCGCTGGCGGTGAAGGGCACCGTGCTCAACACCACGATCGGCGTAGTGGCCACCGACGCACCACTGGATCCGGCGGGCTGCCGCCGGCTGGCCACGGTCGCACACGACGGTTTGGCCCGAGCGGTGCGCCCGGCTCATTCCCCCCTCGACGGCGACACCTTCTTCGCACTGGCCACCGGTACCGCGACACCGCCGGATCCGCCGCGACTGCCCGCGGCCTTCCCGGCCGACCTACCGTTGATCGACGCGCTGAGCACGGCCGCGGCGGTCTGCGTGGAACGCGCGATGGTCGACGGGATCCGCGCGGCGCACACCGTGGCCGGTATCCCCGCCTACCGCGACCTCTTCGGTGTTTGA
- a CDS encoding M67 family metallopeptidase, which yields MLVIRADLVDAMVAHARADHPDEACGIIAGPEGSDRPERFVAMLNAERSPTFYRFDSGEQLKVWRGMDDADEEPVVIYHSHTATEAYPSRTDISYAAEPGAHYVLISTRDPEQHELRSYRIVDGEVTEEPVQIVDAYSKSESSPVAVAKRHHAGPPLMRD from the coding sequence GTGCTCGTGATCAGGGCCGACCTGGTGGATGCGATGGTCGCGCATGCCCGCGCCGACCATCCCGACGAAGCCTGCGGCATCATCGCGGGGCCCGAGGGCTCCGACCGTCCCGAACGGTTCGTGGCGATGCTGAACGCGGAGCGCTCCCCCACCTTCTATCGTTTCGACTCCGGCGAGCAGTTGAAGGTCTGGCGGGGGATGGACGATGCCGATGAGGAGCCGGTGGTCATCTACCACTCGCATACCGCGACCGAGGCCTACCCGAGCCGCACCGACATCTCCTACGCTGCCGAACCCGGCGCCCACTACGTACTGATCTCCACCCGCGATCCCGAACAGCACGAACTGCGCAGCTACCGGATCGTCGACGGCGAGGTCACCGAGGAGCCGGTGCAGATCGTCGACGCCTACAGCAAGAGCGAGTCAAGCCCGGTGGCGGTAGCGAAGCGTCACCACGCAGGGCCCCCGCTCATGCGCGATTGA
- a CDS encoding MoaD/ThiS family protein, whose protein sequence is MPVTVSIPTIMRTHTGGEKRVEAQGSTLAAVIENLESNHPGLAERLLNEGKLNRYVNIYVDDEDVRFSGGLQTSVGEGSTVTILPAVAGGAR, encoded by the coding sequence ATGCCGGTCACCGTGTCCATTCCGACCATCATGCGCACCCATACCGGGGGCGAGAAGCGAGTCGAGGCCCAGGGGTCCACGCTCGCCGCGGTGATCGAGAATCTGGAGTCCAACCACCCGGGTCTGGCCGAGCGGCTGCTCAACGAGGGCAAGCTGAACCGGTACGTCAACATTTACGTCGACGACGAGGACGTCCGGTTCTCCGGTGGACTGCAGACCTCGGTGGGCGAGGGATCGACCGTGACGATCCTGCCGGCCGTCGCGGGTGGGGCCCGATAA
- a CDS encoding PLP-dependent cysteine synthase family protein has protein sequence MARYESLIATLGNTPLVGLRTLSPQWEGEKPVRLWAKLEDRNPTGSIKDRPALRMIEQAEAEGRLTPGCTILEPTSGNTGISLAMAAKLKGYRLVCVMPENTSVERRQLLTMFGAEIIDSPAAGGSNQAVAKAKEIAVANPDWVMLYQYGNPANALAHYETTGPEILADLPEITHFVAGLGTTGTLMGTGRFLRENVPAIEIVAAEPRYGELVYGLRNIDEGFIPELYDESVLTSRFSVGPYDAVRRTRELVGEEGIFAGISTGAILHAALGVARKVVAAGRRADIAFVVADGGWKYLSTGAYDGTLEEAEERLDGQLWA, from the coding sequence GTGGCACGCTACGAGTCACTGATCGCGACCCTCGGGAACACCCCGCTGGTCGGACTGCGCACCCTGTCCCCGCAGTGGGAGGGCGAGAAGCCGGTACGGCTGTGGGCCAAACTCGAGGATCGCAACCCCACCGGTTCCATCAAGGACCGCCCCGCGCTGCGCATGATCGAGCAGGCCGAGGCCGAAGGCCGGCTGACGCCCGGGTGCACGATCCTGGAACCCACCAGCGGAAATACCGGGATCTCGCTGGCCATGGCGGCGAAACTCAAGGGTTACCGCCTGGTCTGTGTCATGCCGGAGAACACGTCGGTGGAGCGGCGGCAGCTGCTCACCATGTTCGGCGCCGAGATCATCGACTCGCCGGCCGCGGGAGGTTCGAACCAGGCGGTGGCCAAGGCCAAGGAAATCGCGGTCGCCAATCCCGACTGGGTGATGCTGTATCAGTACGGCAACCCGGCCAACGCGCTCGCTCACTACGAGACCACCGGTCCGGAGATCCTCGCCGATCTGCCCGAGATCACCCATTTCGTGGCCGGTCTGGGCACCACCGGAACCCTGATGGGAACCGGGCGATTCCTGCGAGAGAATGTCCCGGCCATCGAGATCGTCGCGGCCGAACCCCGCTACGGCGAACTGGTCTACGGCCTGCGCAATATCGACGAGGGCTTCATCCCCGAACTGTACGACGAATCGGTGCTCACCAGCCGTTTCTCCGTGGGCCCCTACGACGCTGTACGCCGCACCCGCGAACTGGTCGGAGAAGAGGGGATCTTCGCCGGTATCTCCACCGGCGCCATCCTGCACGCCGCGCTCGGGGTCGCCCGCAAAGTGGTCGCCGCGGGCCGCCGCGCCGATATCGCCTTCGTCGTCGCCGACGGCGGCTGGAAGTACCTGTCCACCGGCGCCTACGACGGCACCCTCGAAGAAGCCGAGGAACGCCTCGACGGTCAGCTCTGGGCCTGA
- a CDS encoding rhomboid family intramembrane serine protease: MTGGAPLGASFDPDRIAALRPQGGGPAPGEPGAGRFAATRRTWSRAGIVTLAFVLVLYLIEVVDAMIDFSIDRTLGIEPREVDGLDGIAFAPLLHHGWDHLIGNTLPVLILFFLTLATGIRRGLAATAIVWIVAGAGTWLTGGENTVHVGASSLVFGWLTYLICRGWFARQMGQIVLGLVVLVLYGSLLWGVLPGQDGISWQGHLFGAMGGLFAGWVLSSDERRHRRQLRAGPLAPPR; this comes from the coding sequence ATGACCGGTGGTGCACCGCTGGGCGCTTCGTTCGACCCCGACCGTATCGCCGCACTCCGGCCGCAGGGTGGTGGGCCCGCACCCGGTGAGCCGGGGGCCGGGCGGTTCGCGGCGACCCGGCGTACCTGGTCGCGAGCCGGGATCGTGACCCTGGCGTTCGTGCTGGTGCTGTATCTGATCGAGGTCGTCGACGCGATGATCGACTTCTCCATCGATCGGACGCTGGGTATCGAGCCTCGCGAGGTCGACGGTCTGGACGGAATCGCATTCGCTCCGCTGCTGCACCACGGCTGGGACCATTTGATCGGCAATACCCTGCCCGTGCTGATCCTCTTCTTCCTGACCCTGGCCACCGGGATCCGCCGGGGCCTGGCCGCCACCGCGATCGTCTGGATCGTCGCCGGGGCGGGCACCTGGCTGACCGGCGGTGAGAACACCGTGCACGTCGGTGCGTCCTCGCTGGTGTTCGGCTGGCTGACCTACCTCATCTGCCGCGGCTGGTTCGCCCGGCAGATGGGGCAGATCGTGCTGGGGCTGGTGGTCCTGGTCCTCTACGGCTCACTGCTGTGGGGAGTACTGCCCGGTCAGGACGGAATATCATGGCAGGGACACCTTTTCGGCGCTATGGGTGGACTGTTCGCCGGGTGGGTACTCTCCAGTGATGAACGTCGACACCGCCGTCAACTCCGCGCCGGGCCCCTCGCCCCACCCCGGTGA
- a CDS encoding cyclic nucleotide-degrading phosphodiesterase codes for MRLTVIGCSGSVSGPDSPASGYLLTGPDMSPVVIDFGPGILGALQRFADPGEVDIFLTHLHADHCLDLPGLLVWRRYHPSPPAGKAIVRGPSDAPLRIGNASAEVGGQCDDWSDVIDFRPWAEGETVEFGPGHTITARRMFHPPESYGLRIVTAAGRTFVYTGDTAVCPAVRELAQGADVLMAEASWTHDPANRPAGVHLSGTEAGRIAAEAEVGELLLTHIPPWTSREDVIAEAKAEFTGPVHAVTPGESFDL; via the coding sequence ATGCGCCTCACCGTCATCGGGTGCTCGGGCAGTGTGTCCGGCCCGGATTCCCCCGCGTCGGGTTATCTGCTGACCGGTCCGGATATGTCGCCGGTCGTCATCGATTTCGGTCCGGGCATCCTCGGTGCGCTGCAGCGTTTCGCCGATCCGGGTGAGGTCGACATCTTCCTCACTCATCTGCACGCCGATCATTGCCTCGACCTTCCCGGTCTCCTCGTATGGCGGCGTTACCACCCTTCTCCCCCGGCCGGGAAGGCGATCGTGCGCGGCCCGTCGGATGCGCCGCTGCGTATCGGCAATGCTTCGGCCGAGGTCGGCGGACAATGCGACGACTGGTCCGATGTGATCGACTTCCGTCCGTGGGCCGAGGGTGAGACGGTCGAGTTCGGTCCCGGGCACACCATCACCGCCCGGCGGATGTTCCACCCGCCGGAGTCCTACGGGCTGCGGATCGTCACCGCGGCGGGCCGCACCTTCGTCTACACCGGCGATACCGCGGTCTGTCCGGCGGTACGAGAACTCGCCCAGGGCGCGGATGTCCTCATGGCCGAAGCGTCGTGGACCCACGATCCGGCGAATCGTCCGGCGGGCGTCCACCTTTCGGGAACCGAGGCCGGCCGGATCGCCGCCGAGGCGGAGGTCGGGGAACTCCTGCTCACCCATATTCCACCCTGGACCTCCCGCGAAGATGTCATCGCCGAGGCCAAGGCCGAGTTCACCGGGCCGGTGCACGCGGTCACCCCCGGTGAGAGCTTCGACCTCTAG
- the rph gene encoding ribonuclease PH codes for MSRRADGRADDELREVRITRGFTTHPAGSVLVEFGQTRVMCTASVTEGVPPWRRESGLGWLTAEYAMLPAATHTRSGRESVKGKVGGRTQEISRLVGRSLRACIDLAAIGENTIAVDCDVLQADGGTRTAAITGAYVALADAVTYLGAAGGLADPQPISCGIAAVSVGVVDGRVRLDLPYEEDSRAEVDMNVVATDTGTLVEIQGTGEGATFPRTTLDKLLDSALAGCEQLFTVQKEALALPYPGVLPEATETSKKK; via the coding sequence GTGTCGAGACGAGCCGATGGCAGGGCGGACGACGAACTCCGCGAGGTACGGATAACTCGAGGCTTCACCACGCACCCGGCAGGTTCGGTGCTGGTGGAGTTCGGGCAGACCCGAGTGATGTGCACGGCGAGCGTCACCGAGGGTGTGCCGCCGTGGCGGCGCGAATCGGGTCTCGGCTGGCTCACCGCCGAGTACGCGATGCTCCCGGCCGCCACCCATACCCGCAGCGGCCGGGAATCGGTCAAGGGGAAGGTCGGTGGACGCACCCAGGAGATCAGCCGGTTGGTCGGTCGCTCCCTGCGTGCCTGTATCGACCTCGCCGCCATCGGCGAGAACACCATCGCCGTGGACTGCGATGTCCTGCAGGCCGACGGCGGCACCCGGACCGCCGCCATCACCGGTGCGTACGTCGCGCTGGCCGACGCGGTCACCTATCTCGGCGCGGCCGGTGGGCTCGCCGATCCGCAGCCCATCTCCTGTGGGATCGCCGCGGTGAGTGTCGGTGTGGTGGACGGCCGGGTCCGGCTCGATCTTCCCTATGAGGAGGATTCCCGCGCCGAGGTCGATATGAACGTGGTGGCCACCGATACCGGAACATTGGTGGAGATCCAGGGCACCGGCGAGGGCGCGACCTTCCCGCGGACCACCCTCGACAAATTGCTCGACTCCGCCCTGGCCGGTTGCGAGCAACTGTTCACCGTGCAGAAGGAAGCGCTGGCCCTGCCCTATCCCGGTGTGCTGCCGGAGGCCACCGAGACCTCGAAGAAGAAGTGA
- the rdgB gene encoding RdgB/HAM1 family non-canonical purine NTP pyrophosphatase has product MTRRVLLASRNAKKLTELRRILAEAGVSGLEIVGLDDVPEYPEAPETGATFEENALAKARDGSRATRLPCIADDSGIVVDALNGMPGVLSARWSGRHGDDAANNTLLLAQLSDTPDERRSASFVSACALVIPAGAEIVVRGDWPGTIAREPQGDGGFGYDPVFRPDGGERSAAQLTPAEKDAASHRGRALAQLLPALAALAG; this is encoded by the coding sequence ATGACGCGCCGGGTCCTCCTCGCCAGCCGCAACGCGAAGAAACTGACCGAACTGCGCCGCATCCTGGCCGAGGCCGGAGTCTCGGGTCTGGAGATCGTCGGGCTCGACGATGTGCCGGAGTATCCGGAGGCCCCGGAAACGGGCGCGACCTTCGAGGAGAACGCGCTGGCCAAGGCACGCGACGGGTCCCGCGCCACCCGGTTGCCGTGTATCGCCGACGATTCCGGAATCGTGGTCGACGCGCTCAACGGGATGCCGGGGGTACTGTCGGCGCGCTGGTCGGGCCGCCACGGTGACGATGCCGCGAACAACACCCTGCTGCTGGCGCAGCTCTCCGATACCCCGGACGAGCGCCGGAGCGCCAGTTTCGTTTCCGCGTGCGCACTGGTGATACCGGCCGGCGCGGAGATCGTGGTGCGCGGCGACTGGCCGGGCACCATCGCCCGGGAACCGCAGGGTGACGGCGGTTTCGGCTACGACCCGGTGTTCCGTCCCGACGGTGGTGAGCGCAGCGCCGCGCAGCTCACCCCGGCGGAGAAGGACGCTGCGTCACATCGCGGACGTGCGCTGGCGCAGTTGCTCCCGGCGCTCGCCGCGCTGGCGGGCTGA
- a CDS encoding DUF3817 domain-containing protein, translating to MAGALLRYRVLAWVTGLWLLFLTAEMIAKYGFGVDTPSWIAVVHGWAYFIYLILTADLAVKVRWPIKRTVGTLLAGTVPLLSFFVEHRNTQQVKRDFGV from the coding sequence ATCGCGGGAGCACTACTGCGCTACCGCGTCCTGGCTTGGGTCACCGGTCTCTGGCTGCTGTTCCTCACTGCCGAGATGATCGCCAAGTACGGCTTCGGTGTGGACACGCCGAGCTGGATCGCGGTAGTGCACGGCTGGGCGTATTTCATCTACCTGATTCTCACCGCCGATTTGGCAGTGAAGGTCCGGTGGCCGATCAAGCGCACCGTCGGCACGCTCCTCGCGGGCACCGTTCCGTTGCTGTCGTTCTTCGTCGAGCACCGCAACACTCAGCAGGTCAAGCGCGACTTCGGGGTTTGA
- a CDS encoding transcriptional regulator produces MSATPRRTVHRPALVVLVVVLAVAALALGWWQWERFSSASGTAQNLGYALQWPLFAGFALYAYFRFVRLEQESGPGAPGTTVSTALAGPDAPAETVDEVRPAGSRAKTGLFTGRRDAPAYSPREIPAGFLPERPRAARDDDPVLAEYNSYLARLNADDGVADRPAGAARETERSAG; encoded by the coding sequence GTGTCCGCAACACCCCGCCGCACCGTGCACCGCCCGGCCCTGGTTGTCCTGGTGGTTGTACTGGCAGTGGCCGCGCTGGCCCTGGGCTGGTGGCAGTGGGAGCGGTTCTCCTCGGCGAGCGGCACCGCGCAGAATCTCGGATACGCGCTGCAGTGGCCGCTGTTCGCGGGGTTCGCCTTGTACGCCTACTTCCGGTTCGTGCGATTGGAACAGGAATCCGGTCCGGGAGCGCCGGGCACAACCGTCTCGACCGCGCTCGCGGGTCCGGACGCTCCGGCGGAAACCGTGGACGAGGTCCGGCCGGCCGGATCGCGTGCGAAGACGGGGCTGTTCACCGGCCGCCGCGACGCCCCGGCCTACAGCCCACGGGAGATTCCGGCCGGTTTCCTGCCCGAACGCCCCCGCGCCGCCCGGGACGACGATCCCGTGCTCGCCGAATACAACAGCTATCTGGCCCGCTTGAACGCCGACGACGGCGTCGCGGACCGCCCGGCGGGCGCGGCCCGCGAAACCGAGAGGAGCGCGGGTTGA
- a CDS encoding oxidoreductase, with product MAWKPDQIADQRGRTFVVTGANGGLGAETTKVLAGKGATVVLACRNTEKAQQVADSIGGDLQVRRLDLADLSSVREFAESIGEFDVLVNNAGLMNVPFSRTTDGFETQFGVNHLGHFALTGLLLDRVRDRVVTLASIAHKQTPKLWVDDLNYENRRYQRNLAYAQAKLSNLMFARELQRRLAAAGSAKRSYGVHPGVSATELFTRTETPLDWVSKPVIKLVGHAPAKAAHSTLFAATTPDADPETYWGPTRLFQSQGPVEASPSTRLSKNTDLWRRLWEESERLTGITYKF from the coding sequence ATGGCGTGGAAACCTGATCAGATAGCCGACCAGCGCGGGCGCACCTTCGTCGTCACCGGGGCCAACGGCGGGCTCGGTGCCGAGACCACCAAGGTACTCGCCGGGAAAGGCGCGACCGTGGTGCTGGCCTGCCGCAACACCGAGAAGGCTCAGCAGGTCGCCGATTCCATCGGCGGTGATCTCCAGGTCCGTCGACTGGATCTGGCCGATCTTTCCTCGGTACGCGAATTCGCCGAGTCCATAGGCGAATTCGATGTACTCGTCAACAACGCAGGCCTGATGAACGTGCCGTTCTCGCGCACCACCGACGGATTCGAAACCCAGTTCGGGGTGAATCACCTCGGCCACTTCGCGCTCACCGGGCTGCTGCTGGACCGGGTGCGCGACCGCGTGGTGACCTTGGCGAGTATCGCCCACAAACAGACCCCCAAGCTCTGGGTCGACGACCTGAACTACGAGAACCGCCGCTACCAGCGCAACCTGGCCTACGCTCAGGCCAAACTGTCCAACCTGATGTTCGCGCGCGAATTGCAGCGCCGGCTGGCGGCGGCCGGATCCGCGAAACGCTCCTACGGCGTGCATCCGGGTGTTTCGGCGACCGAACTGTTCACCCGCACCGAGACCCCGCTGGACTGGGTCAGCAAACCGGTCATCAAGCTGGTCGGGCATGCCCCGGCGAAGGCCGCGCATTCGACCTTGTTCGCGGCCACCACCCCGGACGCCGACCCGGAAACCTACTGGGGTCCGACCCGGCTGTTCCAGTCGCAGGGGCCGGTGGAGGCGTCCCCGTCGACCCGCCTGTCCAAGAACACCGACCTGTGGCGGCGGCTGTGGGAGGAATCCGAACGCCTCACCGGGATCACCTACAAGTTCTGA
- a CDS encoding ATP-dependent DNA helicase codes for MPELPPVSDLLATAVTALGGKERPGQLTMAAAVDNAIQNKEHLAVQAGTGTGKSLAYLVPSLRYAVRTGRTVVISTATIALQRQLVDRDLPRLAKALADPLRRAPEFAILKGRNNYLCLNKINSAVPEEPAEAELFDAFAVSRLGREVKRLNEWASDTETGDRDELAPGVGDQAWRQVSVSSRECLGKSRCPFGQDCFAELARAESAKADIVVTNHALLAIDAISGIQVLPEHDLVVVDEAHELVDRVTGIATAELSATAISAAARRCAKLIDEREVDRLEEAAEAWHTVLDELPPVRWDSMPEGVAGVLALIRDAAWNARTALNPPGSSAPGNDPEAAGRNMAIAGVEEIHDSAVRALTAFDEPDPAVRRDVVWLSADEIRGVTRRTLRMAPLAVGGLLRSQLFGAATVVLTSATLQIGGNFDGLARTWGLPPQSGGRVDTATASSAEAPSDVDTVRWSSLDVGSPFDHAKSGILYVARHLPAPGRDGLPPAYLDEIERLVGAAGGRTLGLFSSMRAAKAAAEVLRKRLDTPILCQGEDSTGALVRKFADDPETSLFGTLSLWQGVDVPGPSLSLVILDRIPFPRPDDPLLAARQRAVESRGGNGFLTVAATHAALLLAQGTGRLLRSVDDRGVVAILDPRLATARYGGFLRASLPPYWETADPEVVAEALRRLSAAATV; via the coding sequence GTGCCCGAACTCCCGCCCGTATCAGACCTGCTGGCGACCGCTGTGACCGCACTCGGCGGCAAGGAACGCCCGGGTCAGCTGACCATGGCCGCGGCGGTCGACAATGCCATCCAGAACAAGGAGCATCTCGCCGTACAGGCCGGGACCGGCACCGGGAAATCGCTCGCCTATCTGGTGCCCAGCCTGCGGTACGCGGTGCGCACCGGTCGCACGGTGGTCATCTCGACCGCCACCATCGCACTACAGCGCCAGTTGGTGGATCGGGACCTGCCCCGCCTTGCCAAGGCGCTGGCGGATCCGCTTCGCCGCGCGCCGGAGTTCGCGATCCTCAAGGGGCGCAACAACTATCTGTGCCTGAACAAGATCAACAGTGCTGTCCCGGAAGAGCCCGCCGAGGCCGAACTGTTCGACGCGTTCGCGGTCTCCCGGCTCGGGCGGGAGGTGAAGCGGCTCAACGAATGGGCCTCCGATACCGAAACCGGCGATCGCGACGAACTCGCGCCCGGTGTCGGCGATCAGGCCTGGCGGCAGGTCAGCGTGTCCTCGCGCGAATGCCTCGGGAAATCCCGCTGCCCGTTCGGGCAGGACTGCTTCGCCGAACTGGCCCGCGCCGAATCGGCGAAAGCCGATATCGTCGTCACCAATCACGCGCTTCTCGCGATCGACGCCATCAGCGGCATTCAGGTACTGCCCGAACACGATCTCGTGGTGGTGGACGAGGCGCACGAACTCGTCGACCGGGTGACCGGGATCGCGACCGCGGAACTGTCCGCCACCGCCATCAGCGCCGCCGCCCGGCGCTGCGCCAAACTCATCGACGAGCGCGAGGTCGATCGGCTCGAGGAGGCGGCCGAGGCCTGGCACACCGTTCTCGACGAGCTGCCGCCGGTCCGCTGGGACAGCATGCCCGAGGGCGTAGCCGGGGTGCTGGCACTGATCCGGGACGCCGCCTGGAACGCCCGCACCGCGCTCAACCCGCCGGGCTCGAGCGCTCCCGGGAACGACCCGGAGGCCGCCGGGCGGAATATGGCCATCGCCGGAGTGGAGGAGATCCACGACAGCGCGGTCCGCGCGCTCACCGCCTTCGACGAACCCGATCCCGCGGTGCGCCGCGATGTCGTGTGGTTGTCGGCCGACGAGATCCGCGGGGTCACCCGGCGCACGCTGCGAATGGCACCGCTGGCCGTTGGCGGGCTGCTGCGCAGTCAATTGTTCGGTGCGGCAACAGTTGTCCTCACCTCCGCAACCCTGCAGATCGGCGGTAATTTCGACGGCCTCGCCCGCACCTGGGGTTTGCCGCCGCAATCCGGCGGCCGCGTGGACACGGCGACCGCCAGCAGCGCCGAGGCGCCGAGCGACGTCGATACCGTGCGCTGGAGTTCGCTGGATGTCGGTTCGCCGTTCGACCACGCCAAATCCGGAATCCTCTACGTCGCCCGGCATCTGCCGGCGCCGGGTCGCGACGGGCTGCCGCCTGCCTACCTCGACGAGATCGAGCGACTCGTCGGCGCCGCCGGCGGGCGCACCCTGGGACTTTTCTCTTCCATGCGGGCCGCGAAGGCCGCCGCCGAGGTACTGCGTAAACGGCTGGACACCCCGATCCTGTGCCAGGGCGAGGATTCCACCGGCGCCCTGGTACGGAAATTCGCCGACGACCCGGAAACCTCGCTCTTCGGCACCCTTTCACTCTGGCAAGGTGTCGACGTCCCCGGCCCGTCGCTGAGTCTGGTGATCCTGGACCGTATCCCGTTCCCCCGCCCCGACGACCCCTTGCTGGCGGCTCGGCAGCGAGCCGTCGAATCGCGCGGCGGTAACGGATTCCTCACGGTCGCCGCGACCCATGCCGCGCTACTCCTCGCCCAGGGCACGGGCCGGCTGCTGCGCAGCGTCGACGACCGCGGGGTCGTGGCGATCCTCGACCCCCGGCTGGCCACCGCGCGCTACGGCGGGTTCCTGCGGGCGTCGCTGCCGCCGTACTGGGAGACGGCCGACCCCGAGGTGGTGGCCGAGGCGCTGCGCCGCCTGTCCGCCGCGGCCACCGTCTGA